From Nguyenibacter vanlangensis, one genomic window encodes:
- a CDS encoding transporter substrate-binding domain-containing protein, producing MTTRRAFASVLALGGVAAATSLAGICPARAQEEGGTIARIKASGKLRTAAIPGAEPFFHKDILKGGWSGACVDMVRDMAASLGVTPDIVEAEWGTSVMDLQTGKIDVMFALSPTPARALQIQFSDIAINNAFTVIAKNGLSVATWDDLDKPEIRVAFDTGSSHDIFVRRRLPHCTPVAVQSPTDAIMALQAGRADCVVQVVVIAAVMHARNPAVGRLILPQPVVHQPTCIGVPASPDPRFLTFVNNWLLYNRSEGIVQDWMFKALRASNVDPASLPPGLEF from the coding sequence GTGACGACACGTCGAGCTTTTGCATCGGTCCTGGCCCTGGGCGGCGTCGCGGCCGCGACGTCCCTTGCCGGCATATGTCCGGCACGGGCGCAGGAAGAAGGGGGAACGATCGCGCGCATCAAGGCCTCGGGCAAGCTCCGCACCGCCGCCATTCCGGGAGCCGAACCGTTTTTTCACAAGGATATTCTAAAGGGCGGCTGGAGCGGCGCATGCGTCGACATGGTCAGGGACATGGCCGCTTCCCTGGGGGTCACGCCCGACATCGTCGAGGCCGAGTGGGGGACGTCGGTCATGGACCTCCAGACCGGCAAGATCGACGTCATGTTCGCCCTGAGCCCCACCCCCGCGCGGGCACTCCAGATCCAGTTCAGCGACATCGCCATCAACAACGCATTCACGGTGATTGCGAAAAACGGCCTGTCGGTCGCGACGTGGGACGATCTGGACAAACCCGAAATCCGCGTCGCCTTCGACACAGGTTCGTCGCACGACATCTTCGTCCGGCGCCGGCTGCCCCACTGCACCCCCGTGGCGGTCCAATCCCCGACCGACGCGATCATGGCGCTTCAGGCCGGACGCGCGGACTGCGTGGTGCAGGTGGTGGTGATCGCGGCCGTGATGCATGCGCGCAACCCGGCGGTAGGCCGGCTGATCCTGCCGCAGCCCGTGGTGCATCAGCCGACCTGTATCGGCGTGCCGGCCTCGCCCGACCCGCGTTTCCTGACCTTCGTCAATAACTGGCTTCTCTACAACCGTTCGGAGGGCATCGTGCAGGACTGGATGTTCAAGGCGCTGCGGGCCAGCAATGTCGATCCGGCATCGCTGCCGCCCGGCCTGGAATTCTGA
- a CDS encoding SDR family oxidoreductase: MDLGLEGRRAIVCGASRGMGRAIAVTLAAEGAAVTLVARDPAALEDTVSLVRAQTGRDAVAVAADLTRDEDRQRIFATCPQPDILVNNGGGMLPGDFRDWDRAHWIAGVDMMMLAPIDMIRLAVDGMTERGFGRIVNIVSRSVKNPQAEMALSNAARSGLVAFSSGLARQLVARNVTINNVLPGIIDSAAQHAHVHDLSRMTGRSYDSIWAERAAANPAKRFGDVEEIAAAVAFFCSHKAGFITAQSLLVDGGDYRGLF, from the coding sequence ATGGATCTGGGACTGGAGGGGCGCCGCGCGATCGTGTGCGGCGCCAGCCGCGGCATGGGCCGGGCGATCGCCGTGACGCTGGCGGCGGAGGGGGCAGCGGTTACGCTGGTGGCGCGCGACCCCGCGGCGCTCGAGGACACCGTGTCGCTGGTGCGCGCGCAGACCGGACGCGACGCGGTGGCAGTGGCTGCGGACCTGACGCGGGATGAGGACCGGCAGCGGATCTTCGCCACCTGTCCCCAACCCGACATTCTGGTGAATAATGGCGGCGGCATGCTGCCAGGCGATTTCCGCGACTGGGACAGGGCGCACTGGATCGCGGGCGTGGACATGATGATGCTGGCCCCGATCGACATGATCCGCCTTGCCGTGGACGGCATGACCGAACGCGGTTTCGGCCGCATCGTCAACATCGTCTCGCGCAGCGTGAAGAATCCGCAGGCCGAGATGGCCCTTTCCAACGCCGCGCGATCGGGGCTGGTGGCCTTTTCGTCGGGTCTGGCGCGACAGTTGGTCGCACGGAACGTCACGATCAATAATGTCCTGCCGGGCATCATCGATTCGGCGGCGCAGCATGCCCATGTCCATGACCTGTCGCGCATGACGGGGCGCAGCTACGACAGCATCTGGGCAGAGCGCGCTGCCGCCAACCCCGCGAAACGGTTCGGCGATGTCGAGGAGATCGCGGCGGCGGTCGCCTTCTTCTGCTCGCACAAGGCAGGCTTCATCACCGCCCAGAGCCTGCTGGTGGACGGGGGCGACTATCGCGGCCTGTTCTGA
- a CDS encoding pyridoxal phosphate-dependent aminotransferase, with product MDRWAEFSRSAKLSGIGVSEIIRIGAEARKLAETHQDVISLSAGEPDFPTPDNVKLAGINAILTNQTRYTALDGTAELKAAIRRKLKRENGLDYAANEISIGAGAKQVLFNILMATLDPEDEVIVPSPCWTTYLDMIRLAGGTATMVPCSADAGFRLSPEQLAAALTSRTRWLLLNSPSNPTGAVYGAAHLAALAEVLRTAPGVGVISDDIYEHVLYDSAPFATMAAICPDIKPRVVIVNGVSKAYSMTGWRVGYAAAAPDIIAAMAVVQSQSSSNPCSISQVAAIEALDGPQDIITERRDAFRRRRDRIVAGLNAIPHVHCLLPDGAFYAFVDMRTLLARPELKRKDIADDTALCRYFLHECHVASVPGFCFGGPGYLRLSFAASDRMIDDALERMKAGVERLLKY from the coding sequence ATGGATCGCTGGGCCGAATTTTCCAGATCCGCCAAGCTGAGCGGCATCGGTGTTTCGGAAATCATCCGCATCGGCGCAGAAGCCCGGAAGCTGGCCGAAACGCATCAGGACGTCATATCCCTCAGCGCGGGCGAGCCCGACTTTCCTACCCCCGACAATGTCAAGCTGGCTGGCATCAATGCCATATTGACCAACCAGACCCGTTACACGGCCCTTGACGGCACCGCCGAACTCAAGGCCGCGATCCGGCGCAAGCTCAAGCGCGAAAACGGCCTGGATTATGCCGCAAATGAAATCAGCATCGGTGCCGGCGCGAAACAGGTGCTCTTCAACATCCTGATGGCGACGCTGGATCCGGAGGACGAGGTGATCGTTCCGTCCCCGTGCTGGACGACCTATCTGGACATGATCCGGCTGGCCGGCGGTACGGCGACCATGGTGCCCTGTTCGGCGGACGCCGGTTTCCGTCTGTCGCCAGAGCAACTCGCCGCCGCCCTGACCTCCCGGACGCGCTGGCTGCTGCTCAATTCCCCGTCCAACCCCACGGGCGCCGTCTATGGCGCGGCGCATCTCGCCGCGCTGGCCGAGGTGCTGCGCACCGCACCCGGCGTCGGCGTCATCTCCGACGACATCTATGAACACGTGCTTTACGATTCGGCACCGTTCGCCACGATGGCCGCCATCTGTCCGGACATCAAGCCTCGCGTGGTCATCGTCAATGGCGTGTCCAAGGCCTATTCGATGACCGGCTGGCGCGTGGGCTATGCCGCCGCCGCGCCGGACATCATCGCCGCCATGGCGGTGGTGCAGAGCCAGAGTTCCTCCAACCCATGCTCGATCAGCCAGGTCGCCGCGATCGAGGCCCTGGACGGCCCGCAGGACATCATAACGGAACGGCGTGACGCCTTTCGCCGCCGCCGGGACAGAATCGTCGCCGGCCTGAATGCGATCCCGCATGTCCATTGCCTTCTGCCCGACGGGGCATTCTATGCGTTCGTGGACATGCGCACGCTCCTTGCCAGGCCGGAATTAAAGCGGAAAGATATTGCCGACGATACCGCGTTGTGCCGGTATTTCCTGCACGAATGCCATGTCGCTTCCGTGCCGGGATTCTGCTTCGGGGGACCGGGATATTTACGGCTTTCCTTTGCGGCATCGGACAGAATGATCGACGACGCGCTGGAACGCATGAAAGCGGGCGTCGAGCGGTTGCTGAAATACTGA
- the zigA gene encoding zinc metallochaperone GTPase ZigA — MDSRLPVTVLSGFLGAGKTTLLNHILNNREGRKVAVIVNDMSEVNIDADLVREGGGNLSRTDETLVEMTNGCICCTLRDDLLQEVRKLAGEGRFDYLLIESTGISEPLPVAATFEFRDEAGESLNDVARLDTMVTVVDAVNLLRDYASTDFLRDRGESLGTDDDRAMVDLLVQQIEFADVVVLNKIDTATAEQADAARKIVRALNPDADLIETSQSRLDLGRVLDTRRFDYEKAHEHPLWYKELHGFADHVPESDAYGISSFVYRVHRPFDPAKFHRFLDTAWPGVVRAKGYFWLATRPDWVGELSQAGALVRNQAMGFWWASVPKDRWPDDAAWREMILDRWDPVYGDRRQEIVFIGTGMDETAIRTALDACLVAAETGTRFDPSHYAGLPDPFPAWQQSTSVVD; from the coding sequence ATGGACAGCAGACTGCCCGTTACCGTGCTCTCCGGCTTTCTCGGCGCCGGGAAGACGACCCTTCTCAACCACATTCTGAACAACCGCGAGGGACGGAAGGTCGCCGTCATCGTCAACGATATGAGCGAGGTGAACATCGATGCCGACCTGGTGCGCGAAGGCGGCGGCAACCTGTCCCGCACGGATGAGACCTTGGTGGAAATGACCAATGGCTGCATCTGCTGCACGCTGCGCGACGATCTGTTGCAGGAAGTCCGGAAACTGGCCGGAGAGGGGCGGTTCGACTACCTGCTGATCGAATCCACCGGCATTTCCGAACCTCTGCCCGTCGCCGCGACATTCGAATTTCGTGACGAGGCCGGCGAGAGCCTGAACGACGTTGCGCGGCTGGACACGATGGTCACGGTCGTGGACGCGGTGAACCTGCTGCGCGACTATGCCTCGACCGACTTCCTGCGCGACCGGGGCGAATCGCTGGGTACGGACGATGATCGTGCGATGGTCGATCTGCTGGTGCAGCAGATCGAATTCGCCGATGTGGTGGTCCTGAACAAGATCGATACGGCCACGGCGGAGCAGGCCGATGCCGCCCGCAAGATCGTCCGGGCCCTGAACCCGGATGCCGATCTGATCGAGACCAGCCAGAGCCGGCTCGACCTGGGGCGGGTGCTGGACACACGCCGTTTCGACTACGAGAAGGCGCACGAGCACCCGCTATGGTACAAGGAACTTCATGGTTTCGCGGACCATGTTCCCGAAAGCGACGCATATGGCATCAGCAGCTTCGTCTATCGTGTGCATCGTCCCTTCGACCCGGCGAAATTCCACCGCTTTCTCGATACGGCCTGGCCTGGGGTCGTGCGTGCGAAGGGATATTTCTGGCTGGCCACCCGTCCTGACTGGGTCGGGGAACTGAGCCAGGCCGGCGCGCTCGTGCGCAATCAGGCAATGGGCTTCTGGTGGGCCAGCGTGCCGAAGGATCGGTGGCCCGATGACGCGGCCTGGCGGGAGATGATCCTGGATCGTTGGGATCCGGTCTATGGCGACCGGCGGCAGGAAATCGTGTTCATCGGCACCGGCATGGACGAGACCGCGATCCGCACGGCACTGGATGCCTGCCTTGTCGCGGCGGAGACAGGCACCCGTTTCGATCCGTCGCACTATGCCGGTCTTCCCGACCCCTTCCCGGCCTGGCAGCAATCGACCTCCGTCGTGGACTGA
- a CDS encoding YoaK family protein, translating to MLVREGETRTFVMDRRLGCSLAAVAGAVNAAGFLAVGYYSANMTGNVSTLAMSLHVGDLMVVASCLGLIAAFVAGAVLSTFLVNAGRRRRHQAIYAYSILLESVLLGLLAFLDTALHAGPRGPVLAYGLSFLMGLQNATVTRISGARVRTTHMTGMLTDFGIEIADWLESFRHPVDHGRLAQTRQRLLLHGGIVLSFAGGGLVGALVYGWWTARCFLVLAALLAWLALPGILADHRTRGGGAVPAKPDRIK from the coding sequence GTGCTTGTCCGAGAGGGGGAAACCCGGACCTTCGTCATGGACCGCCGGTTGGGCTGCTCGCTTGCCGCCGTCGCGGGTGCGGTCAACGCAGCGGGTTTTCTCGCCGTCGGCTATTATTCCGCAAACATGACCGGCAATGTGTCGACCCTGGCGATGAGCCTGCATGTCGGCGATCTCATGGTCGTGGCATCCTGCCTTGGGCTGATCGCGGCCTTCGTGGCGGGGGCCGTGCTCTCGACCTTTCTGGTCAATGCCGGCCGACGCCGCCGACACCAGGCGATTTATGCCTATAGTATCCTGCTGGAATCCGTCCTGCTCGGGCTGTTGGCCTTCCTGGATACCGCATTGCATGCGGGTCCACGCGGGCCGGTGCTGGCCTATGGGCTGAGTTTTTTGATGGGCCTGCAGAACGCGACGGTCACCCGCATCTCCGGCGCGCGCGTGCGGACCACGCACATGACGGGCATGTTGACCGATTTCGGTATCGAAATCGCCGATTGGCTGGAATCCTTTCGCCATCCCGTCGACCATGGCCGCCTCGCACAGACACGCCAGCGACTGTTGCTGCATGGTGGAATCGTGCTGTCCTTCGCTGGCGGCGGTCTTGTCGGGGCACTCGTCTATGGGTGGTGGACAGCGCGTTGCTTCCTCGTCCTGGCGGCGTTGCTCGCCTGGCTGGCCTTGCCAGGAATATTGGCAGATCACCGGACACGCGGCGGCGGTGCAGTTCCGGCAAAACCTGACCGGATCAAGTAG
- a CDS encoding D-2-hydroxyacid dehydrogenase — protein sequence MTKPWIGAQPKVCVAHAHYDLKGEMERRPNPPPCVQVNNLADLEQVVADAEVLVVSMLWKNHILDWAPKLKLVQSVSAGVDHYDHALFRERGVHLCSARGVNANAVSDHALGLLLNLSRRLFEARDDQRNAYWRLTSSNPKDRLQELDGKTVLIVGFGGIGARVARLCRAFGMNVIAMRRSVPQTQPEDVRIISNRDFLPTLPQADVVILTCPLTEETFELVNAEAFAAMRPDAVLINVARGKVVDEGAMIEALQSGQIAGAALDTFVEEPLPASSPLWSMDNVIVTPHAAGETQFYERNVVDILLTNIGALEAGTPLKNQIV from the coding sequence ATGACGAAACCCTGGATCGGGGCACAACCCAAAGTCTGTGTCGCGCATGCTCATTACGATCTGAAGGGCGAGATGGAGCGCCGCCCCAATCCACCCCCCTGCGTCCAGGTCAACAACCTGGCGGATCTCGAGCAGGTCGTCGCCGATGCCGAGGTGCTGGTCGTTTCCATGCTCTGGAAGAACCATATTCTCGACTGGGCACCGAAATTGAAGCTGGTACAGTCGGTCAGTGCCGGCGTCGACCATTACGACCATGCCCTGTTCCGCGAACGCGGCGTGCATCTGTGCAGCGCCCGGGGGGTGAATGCGAACGCCGTTTCGGACCACGCGCTGGGCCTGCTGCTGAACCTGTCGCGCCGGCTTTTCGAAGCGCGCGACGACCAGAGGAATGCCTATTGGCGCCTGACCAGCAGCAACCCGAAAGACAGGCTGCAGGAACTGGACGGCAAGACCGTCCTGATCGTGGGATTCGGCGGAATCGGGGCCCGCGTCGCCCGGCTTTGCAGGGCCTTCGGCATGAACGTGATCGCGATGCGCCGTTCGGTTCCCCAAACGCAGCCCGAGGACGTGCGAATCATCTCGAACCGGGATTTCCTGCCCACCCTGCCGCAGGCCGACGTGGTGATCCTGACCTGCCCGCTGACCGAAGAGACGTTCGAACTGGTGAATGCGGAAGCCTTCGCCGCCATGCGCCCGGACGCGGTGCTGATCAATGTGGCACGCGGCAAGGTCGTCGACGAGGGCGCCATGATCGAGGCGCTGCAATCCGGGCAGATCGCCGGCGCGGCGCTGGACACGTTCGTCGAGGAACCGCTGCCCGCCTCCTCTCCCCTCTGGTCGATGGACAACGTGATCGTGACGCCGCACGCGGCGGGCGAGACGCAGTTCTATGAACGGAACGTCGTGGACATCCTGCTGACGAACATCGGCGCGCTCGAAGCCGGCACCCCCCTGAAGAATCAGATCGTCTGA
- a CDS encoding class III extradiol ring-cleavage dioxygenase, whose product MQPTFFINHGGGPCFFLDPGPMRDSWSALEHYLRGFMSRLREKPSAIVVVSGHWAERMPSVNAGAAPPLLYDYFGFPPHTYDLTWPAPGAPSLAGRIRAGLAEMGIASGTETRRGFDHGVFVPFKVMMPEAELPVVQVSMQRDFDPAFHLALGRALAKLRREGVLIVGSGQSYHNMSRFFGRGPDRGAEAFDAWLRDIVTDPNGRDAALTHWASAPGARDAHPHEDHLLPLMVAAGAATGEPGVVDFHGHALGKPISGFRFG is encoded by the coding sequence ATGCAACCGACATTCTTCATCAATCATGGCGGTGGTCCCTGCTTCTTCCTCGATCCGGGGCCGATGCGGGACAGTTGGTCCGCGCTGGAACATTATCTTCGCGGCTTCATGAGCCGACTGCGCGAGAAGCCCTCGGCTATCGTCGTGGTCTCCGGCCACTGGGCCGAGCGGATGCCGAGCGTCAATGCCGGCGCCGCCCCGCCGCTGCTCTACGACTATTTCGGGTTTCCCCCGCATACTTACGACCTGACATGGCCGGCGCCGGGCGCGCCATCTCTCGCCGGGCGGATACGTGCGGGCCTGGCAGAGATGGGGATTGCCAGCGGCACGGAGACACGGCGCGGGTTCGATCACGGCGTGTTCGTCCCGTTCAAGGTCATGATGCCGGAGGCGGAACTGCCCGTCGTACAGGTATCGATGCAGCGGGACTTCGATCCGGCGTTTCATCTCGCACTCGGCCGTGCCCTGGCCAAGCTGCGCCGCGAGGGCGTGCTGATCGTCGGCAGCGGCCAGAGCTACCACAACATGAGTCGCTTTTTCGGGCGCGGCCCCGATCGGGGTGCCGAGGCGTTCGATGCGTGGCTGCGCGACATCGTGACCGATCCAAACGGCCGCGACGCCGCCTTGACCCATTGGGCGTCGGCGCCGGGTGCGCGCGATGCGCACCCGCATGAGGACCACCTTCTGCCGCTCATGGTCGCCGCGGGTGCTGCGACCGGCGAGCCGGGCGTCGTCGATTTCCACGGCCATGCCCTGGGCAAACCGATCTCCGGATTCCGCTTTGGCTGA
- a CDS encoding aspartate/glutamate racemase family protein translates to MMASMIAQGGRAIYGVPLGILMLEARFPRIPGDMGNAETWPFPVQLCVVEGATPERIVLGDPRAWLEHFIGAAKRLIDLGVSAITTNCGFLALLQPQLAAALNVPVATSSLMQIPWVNATLPPGRRAGIVTICAATLTQAHLAAVGAPTDTPVIGTEDGAEFFRVLIKAESETMDVALAERDVVAAAQALVAQHPDVGAIVLECTNMPPYAAAVAAATGLPVYDIYSMVTWFVAGIRPRVFSSHYSRL, encoded by the coding sequence ATGATGGCAAGCATGATCGCACAGGGCGGACGAGCCATATATGGGGTGCCGCTCGGTATCCTGATGCTGGAAGCGCGCTTCCCGCGCATTCCGGGCGACATGGGCAATGCCGAGACCTGGCCCTTTCCCGTGCAGCTCTGCGTCGTGGAGGGCGCCACCCCCGAACGGATCGTCCTCGGCGACCCCCGCGCGTGGCTGGAACATTTCATCGGGGCCGCGAAGCGCCTGATCGACCTGGGCGTGTCGGCCATCACGACGAATTGCGGCTTTCTCGCCCTGCTGCAGCCGCAACTGGCAGCAGCCCTGAATGTCCCGGTCGCGACATCGTCGCTGATGCAGATTCCATGGGTCAACGCGACCCTTCCCCCGGGCCGGCGGGCCGGCATCGTGACGATATGCGCCGCGACGCTCACACAGGCCCATCTCGCCGCCGTGGGCGCACCCACGGACACGCCCGTCATCGGCACCGAAGACGGCGCGGAATTCTTCCGGGTCCTGATCAAGGCCGAAAGCGAGACGATGGACGTCGCCCTGGCGGAACGCGACGTGGTGGCGGCGGCACAGGCGCTGGTGGCCCAGCATCCGGATGTCGGCGCCATCGTCCTGGAATGCACGAACATGCCGCCCTACGCCGCCGCCGTCGCCGCGGCGACCGGGCTGCCGGTCTATGACATCTATTCCATGGTCACATGGTTCGTGGCCGGCATTCGGCCGCGCGTCTTTTCCAGCCATTATTCGCGGCTGTAA
- a CDS encoding LysR family transcriptional regulator, producing the protein MIGSLTLDQLRVLVAIAETGSFSAAGRRLGRVQSAISQSILALEGAQGVVLFDRSRHRPILTEQGRVLVDQARLVLAGAARFAAVAAGMHAGIEPELTLVIDPLVPSEPLVKSLQALQVQFPDLPVRFQAELIGGAARRLRARDAAVAICLLLPVVPPDLTAYPLSTLDLVPVAAPHHPLAGAGRPLDRHDLAPHVQLVLSDPNAEDGREYGIVSNRQWRFVDQGRRLDFLLAGFGWCKMPAHLVAGHIAGGRLVALPVRDEIVHARPSLVVYAAHLSTVPLGPAAGWLLRHLQEEWKLS; encoded by the coding sequence ATGATCGGCAGTCTGACCCTCGACCAGTTGCGCGTGCTGGTAGCCATTGCGGAGACCGGCAGTTTTTCGGCGGCCGGGCGCAGGCTTGGCCGCGTCCAATCGGCCATCAGCCAGTCGATCCTGGCCCTGGAAGGCGCACAGGGGGTCGTTCTGTTCGATCGCAGCAGGCATCGGCCGATTCTGACGGAACAGGGGCGCGTCCTGGTCGATCAGGCCCGCCTCGTGCTCGCGGGTGCCGCGCGGTTCGCGGCGGTGGCCGCCGGCATGCACGCGGGCATCGAGCCGGAATTGACGCTGGTGATCGATCCTCTGGTGCCGAGCGAACCCCTGGTGAAAAGCCTGCAGGCGCTGCAGGTTCAGTTTCCGGATCTGCCGGTGCGTTTTCAGGCCGAGCTTATCGGCGGCGCAGCGCGGCGCTTGCGGGCACGCGACGCAGCCGTTGCGATCTGCCTGTTGTTGCCGGTCGTGCCGCCGGACCTGACTGCATATCCCCTGTCCACGTTGGACCTCGTCCCCGTGGCCGCGCCGCATCATCCGCTCGCGGGGGCCGGCCGTCCGCTGGATCGCCACGATCTCGCGCCGCATGTGCAGCTCGTCCTCTCCGACCCGAACGCAGAAGACGGGCGGGAATACGGTATCGTCAGCAACAGGCAGTGGCGCTTTGTCGACCAGGGACGGCGGCTTGATTTCCTGCTTGCCGGGTTCGGGTGGTGCAAGATGCCCGCGCATCTCGTGGCTGGCCACATTGCCGGCGGACGACTCGTGGCGCTTCCGGTACGTGACGAAATCGTGCACGCAAGACCCTCTCTCGTCGTGTATGCAGCGCATCTGAGCACCGTTCCACTTGGACCCGCGGCTGGATGGCTGCTGCGCCATCTCCAGGAAGAATGGAAACTGTCGTGA
- a CDS encoding amino acid ABC transporter permease — MTYQWDFGPILQYWSLFRIGLEYTLGFTLASAIVGMVAGLLLTLARRSGWKILSIPAGAVVEIFRCTPALVQLVWCYYALPVVLGLSLPPATAALLALSLYGAAFYSEIFRAGLDSIDRGQWDAAAALGMTPFTMMRRIILPQALRRMTAPLVSQVVLQLKNTSLISVVTVPDLVYQGQMVASATYKPLEVYTTIAIIYFLILFPMTQGARLLERRRHG; from the coding sequence ATGACCTATCAATGGGATTTCGGCCCGATCCTTCAATACTGGTCTCTTTTCAGGATCGGTCTCGAATATACGTTGGGCTTCACCCTGGCCAGCGCGATCGTCGGCATGGTCGCGGGCCTGCTGCTGACGCTGGCCCGGCGCAGCGGCTGGAAGATCCTGTCCATCCCCGCCGGCGCGGTCGTCGAAATCTTCCGCTGCACGCCGGCCCTGGTGCAACTGGTATGGTGCTATTACGCGCTGCCGGTCGTGCTGGGCCTTAGCCTGCCGCCCGCCACGGCGGCGCTGCTGGCGCTGTCGCTCTACGGCGCGGCGTTCTACAGCGAAATCTTTCGCGCGGGCCTGGATTCGATCGACCGTGGCCAGTGGGATGCCGCCGCCGCGCTGGGCATGACACCCTTCACGATGATGCGCCGGATCATCCTTCCGCAGGCCCTGCGGCGCATGACCGCCCCGCTCGTCAGCCAGGTGGTGCTGCAATTGAAGAACACGTCTCTGATTTCGGTCGTGACCGTCCCCGACCTCGTCTACCAGGGACAGATGGTTGCCTCCGCCACCTACAAGCCGCTCGAGGTCTACACCACGATCGCAATCATCTATTTCCTGATCCTGTTTCCGATGACACAGGGCGCGCGGCTGCTGGAGCGTCGTCGTCATGGCTAG
- a CDS encoding DUF1826 domain-containing protein, with protein sequence MLARGTPDRLGRLLAPRMPADARILLDDALALAADYRTLAGLTEVRLRLERITTDSCRRFHVDRVGLRLLCTYVGPGTQWVPSHPADRMPHAEIDPASMRQIGTGDIAVLKGSAWPGGDGQGVLHRSPPLSHAPEAERVRLLLTIDAPDACGMMDDANPTIVT encoded by the coding sequence ATGCTGGCACGCGGGACGCCCGACCGGCTCGGTCGCCTGCTGGCCCCTCGTATGCCGGCGGACGCACGGATTTTGCTCGATGACGCGTTGGCGCTGGCGGCGGATTATCGGACCCTTGCCGGGCTGACGGAGGTCCGGCTGCGGCTGGAACGCATTACCACCGATTCCTGCCGCAGATTCCATGTCGATCGCGTGGGATTGCGCCTGCTATGCACCTATGTGGGGCCGGGGACGCAATGGGTGCCCTCACATCCGGCCGATCGCATGCCGCACGCGGAGATCGACCCGGCGTCCATGCGCCAGATCGGCACCGGCGACATCGCCGTTCTCAAAGGCAGTGCCTGGCCGGGCGGCGATGGACAGGGCGTGCTGCACCGCTCTCCACCTTTGTCTCATGCGCCGGAAGCCGAACGTGTCCGACTGCTGCTGACGATCGACGCACCGGATGCCTGCGGCATGATGGATGACGCCAATCCCACGATCGTGACGTGA
- a CDS encoding NAD(P)H-dependent oxidoreductase: MPRLLVVEASPRGRSAISRNLTAAFVEKWRAKHPDGTVVARDLTTTDLPFVNASWLAAYFTPFERHSPEMRETLRLSDALVAELLAADHIVIGTPVYNYNIPANLKAWVDNIVRKGHTLGFGGEGLVTGKRATVLVASGGVYTEGSPIRDRDVATHYLKLILNVIGIDDVSVIAAGGAKAVDLGEISRDDFLAPLRTQIDIRLDR; this comes from the coding sequence ATGCCTCGTCTCCTCGTCGTCGAAGCCAGCCCGCGCGGCAGGTCTGCGATCTCACGCAACCTGACGGCTGCGTTCGTCGAAAAATGGCGTGCTAAACACCCCGACGGTACGGTGGTCGCGCGCGACCTGACGACCACGGACCTGCCGTTCGTCAATGCGTCCTGGCTCGCCGCCTACTTCACGCCGTTCGAGCGGCATTCGCCGGAGATGCGCGAAACACTGCGCCTGTCCGACGCACTTGTCGCCGAACTGTTGGCGGCGGATCACATCGTGATCGGGACACCGGTCTACAATTACAATATCCCGGCCAATCTCAAGGCCTGGGTGGACAATATCGTGCGCAAGGGCCACACGCTGGGCTTCGGGGGCGAAGGGCTGGTGACGGGCAAGAGGGCAACCGTCCTTGTGGCGTCGGGCGGCGTCTATACGGAAGGCTCGCCGATCCGCGACCGTGACGTCGCAACCCACTATCTCAAGCTGATCCTGAACGTGATCGGGATCGACGATGTCTCCGTCATTGCGGCCGGCGGGGCCAAGGCCGTCGATCTCGGCGAGATCTCCCGCGACGATTTCCTGGCGCCCTTGCGCACGCAGATCGACATTCGTCTGGATCGGTAA